One genomic region from Terriglobus aquaticus encodes:
- the rpmB gene encoding 50S ribosomal protein L28, translating to MAKVCPITGKRPMSGNKVSHANNKTRRRWEPNLQWKRVWVPSEKKFIRMRVSARGLRTINKLGVEAALLQAKG from the coding sequence ATGGCTAAGGTATGCCCCATCACCGGCAAGCGGCCCATGTCCGGCAACAAGGTGTCGCACGCGAACAACAAGACGCGCCGCCGTTGGGAGCCGAACCTGCAGTGGAAGCGCGTTTGGGTTCCGTCGGAAAAGAAGTTCATTCGTATGCGCGTCAGCGCGCGTGGTCTGCGCACCATCAACAAGCTCGGCGTTGAAGCCGCCCTGCTGCAGGCGAAAGGATAA
- the rpmG gene encoding 50S ribosomal protein L33 codes for MRTLIKLVSSAGTGHFYTTSKNPKTSTGKLEMKKYDPVVRKHVPYREAKI; via the coding sequence ATGCGCACCCTGATCAAGCTTGTTTCCTCTGCTGGCACCGGCCACTTCTACACCACCAGCAAGAACCCCAAGACCTCAACGGGTAAGCTGGAAATGAAGAAGTACGACCCAGTCGTGCGCAAGCACGTGCCCTACCGCGAAGCCAAGATCTAA
- a CDS encoding VOC family protein, translated as MLGMKNISPFLWFNDNAGEAADFYLSVFPHARKVSEVRSKGVGPWPVGKVATVTLELEGQDMIFLNGGPAQQLTPAFSFFVSCDSQQEIDTYWDKLMQGGKPMACGWLTDRFGLCWQIAPRNIGQLISHPKGMAAMMNMVKLDIATLEAAARED; from the coding sequence ATGCTCGGCATGAAGAACATCAGTCCGTTCCTTTGGTTCAACGACAACGCAGGCGAAGCCGCCGACTTTTACCTAAGCGTCTTTCCGCACGCCCGCAAAGTATCCGAGGTGCGTTCGAAAGGCGTTGGGCCATGGCCGGTCGGCAAGGTCGCTACCGTCACGCTTGAACTGGAAGGTCAGGACATGATCTTCCTGAACGGCGGCCCCGCCCAACAGCTCACCCCAGCCTTCTCGTTCTTCGTAAGTTGCGACTCGCAGCAAGAAATCGACACGTACTGGGACAAGCTGATGCAGGGTGGCAAGCCCATGGCTTGTGGCTGGCTCACCGACCGTTTTGGCCTCTGCTGGCAGATCGCACCGCGCAACATCGGCCAACTCATTAGCCACCCGAAGGGCATGGCAGCCATGATGAACATGGTCAAGCTGGACATCGCAACGCTCGAAGCCGCCGCCCGCGAAGATTGA
- a CDS encoding SIS domain-containing protein: MSSSPSTSLNGGGREWPHHMLQEIYEQPESLDRTIAMYSAEGRLRPEFVERVRPLVSAPDMIVVASGSSRHAGLTGEIAIEDLAGLPVDVEYASEYALRPATARKQAAVLAISQSGETADTLGALRAANERGHRTMAITNVEGSSMAREAGVSLPTPAGREVAIPATKSFTAQLTVLHLLALAAAEVRGSMQEAEIATRLQRLAALPRSIAAQLPDWERAVEAVAPFYSRAKTLLFLGRGIHYPMAREGALKLKESSYLHAEGYPTGELRHGPNALVSPEVPLVVIATRDTADADSVRRYESTLQLLEGMKKQGATVLSIANRGDAAVSDLSTHTLFVDEQPEHLLPIEEVIPLQMLAYFVAVRNGVDVDRPRNLSKAVLVE, from the coding sequence ATGAGTTCTTCACCAAGCACGTCTTTGAATGGCGGCGGACGCGAATGGCCGCACCACATGCTGCAGGAGATCTACGAGCAGCCGGAGTCGCTGGACCGCACCATCGCAATGTACAGCGCGGAGGGCCGGCTGCGGCCGGAGTTCGTGGAGCGCGTACGCCCGCTGGTGTCCGCGCCAGACATGATCGTGGTGGCGAGCGGATCGAGTCGTCACGCGGGGCTGACGGGCGAGATCGCGATCGAAGACCTGGCCGGCTTGCCGGTAGACGTGGAATATGCCAGCGAGTACGCACTGCGTCCGGCGACGGCTCGCAAGCAGGCGGCGGTGCTGGCGATCTCGCAGTCTGGCGAGACCGCTGACACGTTGGGCGCCCTGCGCGCGGCGAACGAGCGCGGCCACCGGACGATGGCGATCACCAACGTGGAAGGATCGTCGATGGCGCGAGAGGCGGGGGTGAGCCTGCCGACGCCGGCCGGCCGAGAAGTAGCCATTCCGGCAACCAAGAGCTTCACGGCGCAGTTGACGGTGCTGCACCTGCTAGCGCTGGCTGCGGCCGAGGTGCGGGGATCGATGCAGGAGGCGGAGATTGCGACGCGGCTGCAGCGGCTGGCTGCGTTGCCGAGGAGTATCGCGGCGCAGTTGCCGGACTGGGAGCGCGCGGTGGAGGCGGTCGCGCCGTTCTATAGCCGGGCGAAGACGCTGCTCTTTCTGGGTCGCGGCATTCACTACCCTATGGCGCGTGAGGGTGCGCTGAAGCTGAAGGAGTCGAGCTACCTGCACGCGGAGGGCTACCCGACTGGCGAGCTGCGGCACGGGCCGAACGCGCTGGTCTCGCCCGAGGTGCCGCTGGTGGTGATCGCCACGCGCGATACTGCCGACGCCGATTCGGTGCGGCGCTACGAGAGCACGCTGCAGTTGCTGGAAGGCATGAAGAAGCAGGGAGCGACCGTGCTCTCGATTGCCAATCGCGGCGACGCGGCTGTTTCCGATCTGAGCACGCACACGCTGTTCGTGGACGAGCAGCCAGAGCATCTGTTGCCGATCGAAGAGGTAATCCCGCTGCAGATGCTGGCGTACTTTGTGGCCGTCCGGAATGGTGTGGATGTGGATCGGCCGCGCAACCTGAGTAAGGCCGTGCTGGTGGAGTAG
- a CDS encoding superantigen-like protein SSL4: protein MQLKRSTLAIAALSTALLATACKKSDAPAPGTTPSGSQPTAASAPTGTTNAVPPPAGTPGTSPQPVAPATTASDANVAPGTVAAPPANAPVARAATPVVAAPAAPVAPAAITVPAGTRVTVVTNQSLSGEHDDVGTPFTGSLSRPVVVHGAEVFRRGTEVRGEIVSAKGRGRFKGAGYLGIALTSIGGYRVETSEYSVRAKGRGKRTAGFIGGGGGVGALIGGLAGGGKGALIGGLAGAGAGTAAGAMTGSRDVVIPAESAVAFTTRNSITVKR, encoded by the coding sequence ATGCAGTTGAAACGCTCCACATTAGCGATCGCCGCTTTATCCACCGCTCTGCTCGCGACAGCTTGCAAGAAATCCGACGCGCCTGCGCCCGGCACAACGCCCTCCGGCAGTCAGCCGACCGCCGCCAGCGCACCCACCGGAACCACCAACGCCGTTCCTCCCCCGGCCGGAACGCCGGGCACCAGCCCTCAGCCTGTTGCCCCGGCGACTACCGCGTCCGACGCAAACGTTGCCCCTGGCACTGTCGCCGCTCCGCCGGCCAACGCACCGGTAGCCCGCGCCGCCACTCCTGTAGTTGCCGCACCTGCCGCACCGGTAGCTCCGGCCGCAATCACCGTTCCCGCTGGCACCCGCGTCACCGTGGTCACCAACCAGAGCTTGTCGGGCGAACATGACGATGTGGGCACACCCTTTACCGGTTCGCTCAGCCGCCCGGTGGTCGTCCACGGTGCTGAAGTCTTCCGGCGCGGCACGGAAGTGCGCGGCGAAATCGTCTCGGCAAAGGGCCGCGGCCGCTTCAAGGGCGCAGGATACCTCGGTATCGCCCTCACCTCCATCGGCGGGTACCGCGTCGAGACGAGCGAATACTCCGTTCGGGCAAAGGGTCGCGGCAAGCGCACCGCCGGCTTCATCGGTGGTGGCGGCGGCGTCGGCGCGCTCATCGGCGGCCTGGCTGGCGGCGGCAAGGGCGCCCTCATCGGCGGCCTGGCGGGAGCAGGCGCGGGTACGGCAGCAGGTGCCATGACCGGCAGCCGCGACGTTGTCATCCCGGCCGAGTCAGCCGTCGCCTTCACCACCCGCAACAGCATCACCGTCAAGCGCTAA
- a CDS encoding aminopeptidase gives MATALATTRLTAVPYSPTFQAGARNAVNTCLRIQNEEKVTLITDEKTMEIAAAIAVELDRIGCLWNGFVLEELAPRPLTDMPRAVLDDMESSQVSIFAVEVQPNELRSRMQMTDVVNRRHMRHAHMVNITPEIMVQGMRADFAEVDRLSQAVLDKVRQSTYVRATTPAGTDIHVTLNPEYKWFKTSGIISTEKWGNLPGGECFTAPDEVNGVFVVDGVVGDFLCARYGILRKQPLSIAIEGNRIKRISCSNKQLEKDFWAYTHTDANSDRVGEFAIGTNIGVERVIGNILQDEKFPGIHIAFGDPYGAHTGAPWKSSTHIDVVGLGFNIWVGNASGEEQIMSEGDFLLDY, from the coding sequence ATGGCGACTGCATTAGCTACTACCCGACTTACCGCCGTTCCGTACTCACCGACGTTCCAGGCGGGTGCGCGTAACGCCGTGAACACGTGTCTGCGGATCCAGAATGAAGAAAAGGTGACGCTGATCACCGACGAGAAGACCATGGAGATCGCCGCGGCGATCGCGGTGGAGCTGGACCGCATTGGATGCCTCTGGAACGGTTTCGTTCTGGAAGAACTGGCGCCCCGGCCGCTGACGGACATGCCGCGCGCTGTGCTGGACGACATGGAGTCGTCGCAGGTGAGCATCTTTGCGGTGGAAGTGCAGCCGAATGAGCTACGTAGCCGCATGCAGATGACGGACGTCGTGAATCGCAGGCACATGCGCCACGCCCACATGGTCAACATCACGCCGGAGATCATGGTGCAGGGCATGCGCGCCGATTTCGCCGAGGTGGACCGGCTGAGCCAGGCGGTGCTGGACAAGGTGCGCCAGTCCACCTATGTGCGTGCGACGACGCCGGCGGGCACGGACATCCACGTGACGCTGAATCCGGAGTACAAGTGGTTTAAAACGAGCGGCATCATCTCCACGGAGAAGTGGGGCAACCTGCCGGGCGGCGAGTGCTTCACCGCTCCCGATGAAGTGAACGGGGTTTTCGTGGTAGATGGCGTGGTCGGCGACTTCCTGTGCGCGCGCTACGGCATCCTGCGGAAGCAGCCGCTGTCCATCGCGATCGAGGGGAACCGCATCAAGCGGATCTCCTGCTCGAACAAGCAATTGGAGAAGGATTTCTGGGCGTACACGCACACGGACGCGAACTCGGACCGGGTGGGCGAGTTTGCGATCGGAACGAACATTGGCGTGGAGCGGGTGATCGGAAACATTCTGCAGGATGAGAAGTTTCCGGGAATTCACATCGCCTTTGGTGACCCGTACGGAGCGCACACGGGCGCACCGTGGAAGTCTTCCACGCACATCGACGTGGTCGGCCTCGGGTTCAACATCTGGGTCGGCAATGCCAGCGGGGAAGAGCAGATCATGAGCGAAGGCGACTTTCTGCTGGACTACTGA
- a CDS encoding aminotransferase class I/II-fold pyridoxal phosphate-dependent enzyme codes for MDFQKFCSSTSFSRRNFLRSAGIASAAMSVPAFAQQAAQPTPAGQAAAAGGYGRRGGDMGEFRPLPPDTVIISSNENPLGPAGSALAAMMPAAKKGGRYDKEYMPATIQTISEQFGLPYGPGKTPFVRLYPGSGGPLDMALMSNISPDKPLVCGDPTYEQGPRAAATMKTKAIMVPLDKTTWKYDVKAMLAAHPSPGAYYIVNPNNPTGTITPREDILWLIQNKPAGSVVIVDEAYFHFSNQESVIDQVAAGKDVIVLRTFSKIYGMAGVRAGFAFGRPDLLAKFETVTASDRQLGSISLIAAAMAHASLTDKDLVPLRRKINRDTLDDTLSFLEKHNYKYIPGSQANMFMVDVNRPGREVQAAMLQEKVAIGRVWPALPTYVRVTVGTPVEMKAFQTAFLKVMNGPSQPTAAHLEMLNHIPHEIYRA; via the coding sequence ATGGATTTCCAGAAGTTCTGTAGCAGCACTTCATTTTCCCGTCGCAATTTTCTTCGTTCGGCCGGCATCGCGTCCGCAGCAATGAGTGTTCCCGCGTTTGCCCAGCAGGCTGCGCAGCCCACGCCGGCCGGACAGGCCGCGGCGGCAGGCGGCTATGGCCGCCGTGGCGGAGACATGGGCGAGTTCCGTCCCTTGCCGCCGGACACCGTCATCATTTCGTCCAACGAAAACCCGCTGGGACCCGCGGGAAGCGCGCTTGCGGCCATGATGCCGGCGGCGAAGAAGGGCGGCCGGTACGACAAGGAATACATGCCGGCGACGATCCAGACGATCAGCGAGCAGTTTGGCCTGCCGTATGGCCCAGGCAAGACGCCGTTTGTGCGGCTGTATCCCGGTTCCGGCGGACCGCTGGACATGGCGCTGATGTCGAACATCAGCCCGGACAAGCCGCTGGTGTGCGGCGACCCGACCTATGAGCAGGGGCCGCGTGCGGCAGCCACCATGAAGACCAAGGCGATCATGGTGCCGCTGGACAAGACGACCTGGAAGTACGACGTGAAGGCAATGTTGGCGGCCCACCCCAGCCCGGGCGCGTACTACATCGTGAATCCGAACAATCCGACGGGCACGATCACGCCGCGCGAAGACATCCTCTGGCTCATCCAGAACAAGCCGGCCGGTTCCGTGGTGATTGTGGACGAGGCATACTTCCACTTCTCGAATCAGGAGTCGGTGATCGACCAGGTTGCCGCAGGGAAGGACGTTATCGTCCTGCGCACGTTCTCGAAGATCTACGGCATGGCAGGCGTTCGCGCCGGCTTCGCGTTTGGTCGGCCGGACTTGCTGGCGAAGTTTGAGACCGTGACGGCGAGCGACCGGCAGCTCGGTTCGATCTCGCTGATCGCGGCGGCCATGGCGCACGCATCGCTCACCGACAAGGACCTGGTGCCGCTGCGGCGCAAGATCAACCGCGACACCCTGGATGACACGCTGAGCTTCCTGGAGAAGCACAACTATAAGTACATCCCGGGATCGCAGGCGAACATGTTCATGGTGGATGTAAACCGGCCGGGGCGCGAGGTTCAGGCTGCCATGCTGCAGGAGAAGGTGGCGATCGGCCGCGTGTGGCCTGCGCTGCCGACGTATGTGCGCGTGACGGTGGGAACGCCGGTCGAAATGAAGGCATTCCAAACGGCGTTTCTGAAGGTGATGAACGGGCCGTCGCAGCCGACGGCGGCGCACCTGGAGATGCTGAACCACATTCCGCACGAAATCTACCGGGCGTAA
- a CDS encoding gamma-glutamylcyclotransferase family protein yields the protein MSEADGTPRLAVYGSLAPGKENHGQVADLRGQWLEGTVRGRLIEQGWGASMGFPALVLDGEGEVVPVMVLESDDLAGAWERLDEFEGAEYDRVLTEVRTAKAMVSAYIYAAKDAA from the coding sequence ATGAGCGAAGCAGACGGGACGCCTCGGCTGGCGGTGTACGGCAGCCTGGCGCCTGGCAAGGAAAATCACGGACAAGTGGCGGACCTGCGTGGGCAATGGCTGGAAGGCACTGTGCGAGGCAGGCTGATCGAGCAGGGGTGGGGTGCGTCGATGGGCTTTCCGGCGCTGGTACTGGACGGCGAAGGCGAAGTCGTTCCGGTGATGGTGCTCGAGTCAGACGATCTGGCGGGCGCGTGGGAACGGCTGGATGAGTTCGAGGGTGCCGAGTACGACCGGGTGCTCACCGAAGTGAGGACGGCGAAGGCGATGGTGTCCGCTTACATCTACGCAGCGAAAGACGCCGCCTAG
- a CDS encoding carboxylate-amine ligase: MRPSFTLGIEEEYQTIDPETRDLRSHVSTEMLAHGKIRLEERVKAELHQSVIEVGTRVCRNIQEAQEDLFDLRRNMIHLAEENGLTLVAGATHPFADWRSQEIYPDPRYAQVVEDLQLVARSNLIFGLHVHVGIEDREAAIRIMNSLRYFLPHILALSTNSPFWLGMETGYKSYRAKVFENFPRTNLPDSFASYSEFENYVNLLIKTNSIDNAKKLWWDVRPHPFFNTVEVRVCDIPMRAMESVAIAALIQATAMKLHCLHANNVDFRQYSRALLMENKFRAVRYGLDGKLIDFGKECEVPERDLIAEYLHFVDDVVDDLGSREQIGYIRTMLEQGSGADRQLAVYRETGDLKAVVDYMARETRTDL, from the coding sequence TTGCGTCCATCGTTCACGCTCGGGATCGAAGAGGAGTACCAGACGATTGATCCGGAGACGCGCGACCTGCGGTCGCACGTGTCGACGGAGATGCTGGCGCACGGCAAGATCCGGCTGGAAGAGCGCGTCAAAGCGGAGCTGCACCAGTCCGTGATCGAGGTCGGCACGCGGGTCTGCCGGAACATCCAGGAGGCGCAGGAAGACCTCTTCGATCTGCGCCGCAACATGATCCATCTGGCAGAAGAGAATGGCCTGACGCTGGTCGCCGGGGCGACGCATCCATTTGCGGACTGGCGTTCGCAGGAGATTTACCCCGATCCGCGATACGCGCAGGTGGTGGAAGATTTGCAGTTGGTGGCGCGGTCAAACCTGATCTTCGGCCTGCATGTGCACGTGGGAATCGAGGACCGCGAGGCAGCAATTCGGATTATGAATTCGCTGCGGTACTTCCTGCCGCACATCCTGGCGCTGAGCACGAACTCACCCTTCTGGCTGGGCATGGAGACGGGTTACAAGAGCTATCGCGCCAAAGTGTTTGAGAACTTTCCGCGGACGAACCTGCCCGACAGCTTCGCCAGCTACTCGGAGTTTGAGAACTACGTAAATCTGCTGATCAAGACGAACTCAATCGATAACGCGAAGAAGCTGTGGTGGGACGTGCGTCCGCACCCGTTCTTCAATACGGTCGAGGTCCGCGTTTGCGATATCCCGATGCGGGCGATGGAGTCGGTTGCGATTGCGGCGCTGATCCAGGCGACCGCGATGAAGCTGCACTGCCTGCATGCGAACAACGTGGATTTCCGGCAGTACTCGCGGGCGCTGCTGATGGAGAACAAGTTTCGCGCGGTGCGGTATGGCCTGGATGGCAAGCTGATCGACTTCGGCAAGGAGTGCGAGGTGCCGGAGCGCGACCTGATCGCGGAGTATCTGCACTTTGTGGACGACGTGGTCGATGACCTGGGCAGCCGCGAGCAGATCGGGTATATCCGGACGATGCTGGAGCAGGGGAGCGGTGCCGACCGGCAGTTGGCAGTGTATCGCGAGACCGGCGACCTGAAAGCCGTGGTGGACTACATGGCGCGCGAGACGCGGACGGATCTTTAG
- a CDS encoding ATP-grasp domain-containing protein, which translates to MKKIGILFGQENTFPQAFVDRVNAMGLPDIQAEFVQIGPVKEAVPSGYSVIVDRISHDVPFYRAYLKNAVLTGTDVINNPFWWSADDKFFNYALAAKLGVAVPRTAIVPHFQMPPDTNDVSFRNQQYPYDWQSVFEYVGFPAFLKPHDGGGWRDVFHVHSPEEFFDAYHQTRDLCMTLQAAVKFREYFRCYVVGQREVRIMPYDPSRPHHERYVKNPPTYPQELLERVERDALTLCRALGYDLNTVEFAVEDGVPYAIDFMNPAPDADLHSVGEENFEWIVDAVARLAVERAQANDGQGPELRWASLLGHQAELAGAAKKAAKKGPPPPKKAPAKKEAGLGAGGPAKKAPAKKTAAKKQAANASRDEDVAR; encoded by the coding sequence GTGAAGAAGATCGGCATTCTGTTTGGGCAGGAGAACACGTTTCCACAGGCGTTCGTGGACCGGGTGAACGCGATGGGGCTGCCGGATATCCAGGCTGAGTTTGTACAGATCGGGCCGGTCAAGGAAGCGGTGCCCAGTGGCTACTCGGTAATCGTGGATCGCATTTCGCACGATGTGCCGTTCTACCGCGCCTACCTGAAGAATGCCGTGCTGACGGGAACGGACGTCATCAACAACCCGTTCTGGTGGTCGGCGGATGACAAGTTTTTCAATTACGCTCTGGCCGCAAAGCTGGGCGTCGCAGTGCCGCGCACGGCGATTGTGCCGCACTTCCAGATGCCGCCCGATACGAACGATGTGAGCTTTCGCAACCAGCAGTATCCGTATGACTGGCAGAGCGTATTCGAGTACGTGGGCTTTCCCGCGTTCTTGAAGCCGCACGATGGAGGCGGCTGGCGAGACGTCTTTCACGTTCACTCGCCGGAGGAGTTCTTCGACGCCTACCACCAGACCCGCGACCTGTGCATGACGCTGCAGGCGGCGGTTAAGTTCCGCGAGTATTTCCGGTGCTACGTGGTGGGTCAGCGCGAGGTTCGCATCATGCCGTACGATCCGTCGCGGCCGCACCATGAGCGGTACGTGAAGAATCCGCCGACCTATCCTCAAGAACTGTTGGAGCGGGTGGAGCGCGATGCGCTGACGCTGTGCCGCGCGCTTGGCTATGACCTGAACACGGTTGAGTTCGCCGTGGAAGACGGCGTGCCATACGCGATCGACTTTATGAATCCGGCGCCCGATGCGGACCTGCACTCGGTGGGCGAAGAGAACTTCGAGTGGATTGTGGACGCCGTGGCGCGTCTGGCGGTGGAACGCGCCCAGGCTAACGACGGCCAGGGGCCGGAGCTGCGCTGGGCTTCGCTGCTGGGTCACCAGGCCGAGCTTGCGGGTGCGGCGAAGAAGGCCGCAAAGAAGGGACCTCCACCGCCGAAGAAAGCACCGGCAAAGAAGGAAGCCGGGTTGGGCGCGGGTGGGCCCGCCAAGAAGGCTCCAGCGAAGAAGACGGCGGCAAAGAAGCAGGCAGCGAACGCGAGCCGTGACGAAGACGTTGCGCGCTAG
- a CDS encoding esterase family protein, giving the protein MQREYFVDHSAALGRSMERLVFSADGGHAGLPVIVFPSSMGRFFEFEHFGMVEAVRDKVERGQIQLWCVDSVDSESWYARDVPGRWRIARHLQYERYIVDQLIPHIRWRTWRESVAVLGCSFGGFHAMSMALKHPDVITAALSMSGAFDIVAGMLRGYYDDDAYFTLPTHFLPNLGESWRLDRMRRNTYVLATGHHDQCWDDNERLGRIMREKGIPVRLDVWGDGTGHDWPWWKRMAQEYL; this is encoded by the coding sequence ATGCAGCGGGAGTACTTTGTCGACCATAGCGCGGCGCTCGGACGGTCCATGGAACGGCTCGTCTTTTCCGCGGATGGGGGACACGCAGGGCTCCCGGTGATTGTGTTTCCGAGCTCGATGGGGCGGTTTTTCGAGTTTGAGCACTTCGGCATGGTGGAGGCGGTTCGCGACAAAGTCGAGCGCGGCCAGATCCAGTTGTGGTGCGTGGATTCGGTGGACAGCGAGAGCTGGTACGCACGGGACGTGCCGGGGCGATGGCGAATCGCGCGGCACCTGCAGTACGAGCGATACATCGTGGATCAGTTGATCCCGCACATTCGGTGGCGCACGTGGCGGGAAAGCGTTGCGGTGCTGGGGTGTTCGTTTGGCGGATTTCACGCCATGAGCATGGCGCTGAAGCATCCGGACGTGATCACGGCCGCGCTGAGCATGAGCGGCGCCTTCGATATTGTGGCCGGCATGTTGCGCGGCTACTACGACGACGACGCGTACTTCACGCTGCCGACCCATTTCTTGCCGAACCTGGGCGAGAGCTGGCGGTTGGATCGAATGCGTCGGAATACGTATGTCCTGGCGACGGGCCACCATGACCAGTGCTGGGACGACAACGAGCGGCTGGGGCGGATTATGCGGGAGAAGGGCATTCCGGTGCGGCTGGACGTGTGGGGCGACGGCACGGGGCACGACTGGCCGTGGTGGAAGCGGATGGCGCAGGAGTATCTGTAA
- a CDS encoding alpha/beta hydrolase, whose protein sequence is MESLLQRGNTAPAPALTTASLAFPRQPEQRYFRLQNWISDVLPAPRDLFLWLPEAYLQQPERQFPILLLHDGQNLFDGELSYIKGQTWQCGDTADDVFARGLAEPTVLVGIANTGSHRMAEYTPTPDTRLGGGKGPRYARLLTEELLPALRRDLRLLPGPSNTGLAGSSLGGLISLAIGLREPEVFGKLGVLSPSVWWDGRTILDDVRSLPGHLPLRIWLDMGTAEGQIHVRDTDLLCHLLQRKGWHLDARSTPPLPSGLRRAASVFERPRPPVSPDADLHYERVAGAFHNEAAWAARFGQVLQFLFPPRP, encoded by the coding sequence ATGGAAAGCCTGCTCCAACGCGGTAACACCGCCCCGGCGCCCGCCCTCACGACGGCCAGTCTGGCCTTTCCGCGACAGCCTGAGCAGCGCTACTTCCGCCTGCAGAACTGGATTTCCGACGTCCTTCCCGCGCCGCGCGATCTCTTCCTCTGGCTCCCCGAGGCGTACCTGCAACAACCCGAGCGCCAGTTTCCGATCCTGCTGCTGCACGACGGGCAGAACCTCTTTGACGGCGAGCTCTCCTACATCAAGGGCCAGACCTGGCAGTGCGGCGACACGGCCGACGACGTCTTCGCGCGCGGGCTGGCGGAACCGACCGTCCTGGTCGGCATCGCCAACACCGGCTCCCATCGCATGGCCGAGTACACCCCCACGCCCGACACTCGCCTGGGCGGCGGCAAGGGCCCGCGCTACGCCCGTCTGCTGACGGAAGAACTTCTTCCCGCCCTGCGCCGCGACCTTCGCCTTTTGCCCGGGCCATCCAACACGGGCCTTGCCGGATCGTCTCTCGGCGGCCTCATCTCCCTTGCCATCGGCCTGCGAGAGCCGGAGGTGTTCGGAAAGCTGGGCGTCTTGTCGCCTTCCGTCTGGTGGGACGGCCGCACCATTCTGGACGATGTCCGCTCCCTCCCAGGTCACCTGCCGCTTCGCATCTGGCTCGACATGGGCACAGCCGAAGGCCAAATCCACGTTCGCGACACCGATCTTCTCTGTCATCTCTTGCAGCGGAAAGGCTGGCACCTGGACGCTCGCTCCACGCCGCCTCTGCCCAGCGGTCTGCGCCGCGCCGCCAGCGTGTTTGAGCGCCCCAGGCCGCCCGTCAGCCCGGACGCCGACCTGCACTACGAGCGGGTTGCAGGCGCCTTCCACAACGAGGCAGCCTGGGCCGCGCGATTCGGCCAGGTGCTCCAGTTCCTCTTTCCGCCGCGGCCCTGA
- the rpsP gene encoding 30S ribosomal protein S16 gives MIRLARVGARKQPYYRVVVIEKDRARNGRSIEVVGTYNPRTEPATVNLKRDRIDYWKSVGAQPSEIVAKLIAKNPAPAQEPVAV, from the coding sequence ATGATTCGTCTGGCGCGCGTAGGCGCCCGTAAGCAGCCGTACTACCGCGTCGTTGTCATCGAAAAGGACCGCGCCCGCAACGGACGTTCCATCGAAGTGGTCGGCACCTACAATCCCCGCACCGAGCCCGCGACCGTCAACCTGAAGCGCGATCGCATCGACTACTGGAAGTCCGTCGGCGCTCAGCCCTCTGAGATCGTGGCCAAGCTGATCGCGAAGAACCCGGCACCCGCCCAGGAACCGGTCGCAGTCTAG
- a CDS encoding KH domain-containing protein, which translates to MTVPSSQNTPETLPDRMSELLLAMVEKLVDDPDSLHVDTDTNDAGTTFRLYVAPDDLGKVIGKQGRTARSLRTILSAIGSKANHRMQLDVLEDDEADDFEDDEEGSDEAAED; encoded by the coding sequence ATGACGGTACCTTCTTCCCAGAACACACCCGAGACCTTGCCCGACCGGATGTCTGAGCTGCTGCTCGCCATGGTCGAAAAGCTCGTGGACGACCCCGATTCCCTTCACGTCGACACCGACACCAACGACGCCGGCACCACCTTCCGCCTCTACGTCGCACCTGACGACCTGGGCAAAGTCATCGGCAAACAGGGCCGTACCGCGCGCTCCCTGCGCACCATCCTCAGTGCCATCGGCAGCAAGGCGAATCACCGCATGCAGCTCGACGTGCTGGAAGACGACGAAGCAGACGACTTCGAGGATGACGAGGAAGGCAGCGACGAGGCAGCGGAAGACTAA